A region from the Silene latifolia isolate original U9 population chromosome 7, ASM4854445v1, whole genome shotgun sequence genome encodes:
- the LOC141589924 gene encoding uncharacterized protein LOC141589924, with product MVRYKPCALSSLHSYWASMFIIPKGIISRIEATCRKFLWESSTEYGRVPLVAWDKVCRPKEEGGLGLKDQGTMNKAMIGRLVHWITVKKDSIWVKICKVKEEMLPGYTAGKWNAQSEYSPRDSYEWLKGTNLKVTWYKNLWNDHVIPKHQFTGWLVAHEALRTRDKRIGYGMDIDDRCLLCGQETECFEHILCDCIYNRRVIQTISQKMQITFLVNDMVVWCTQRTGTKLQKGIQAALMWGVIYHIWQQRNKSNMERMLVRPERIAEQVIEEVKARVRGRDYKVLTKTELDWLRQKDLYVIDD from the exons ATGGTTAGATATAAACCTTGTGCCCTATCCTCTTTACACTCGTATTGGGCTTCAATGTTCATTATCCCTAAAGGGATCATTAGCAGGATTGAAGCCACTTGTAGAAAATTCTTGTGGGAGAGCAGTACAGAATACGGGAGGGTGCCATTGGTAGCCTGGGATAAAGTTTGCAGGCCAAAGGAAGAGGGAGGTTTAGGACTGAAAGATCAAGGAACAATGAACAAAGCTATGATTGGAAGACTAGTGCATTGGATAACTGTAAAGAAAGACTCAATATGGGTGAA GATATGCAAGGTTAAGGAGGAAATGCTACCTGGTTACACGGCTGGTAAATGGAATGCTCAGTCTGAGTATTCTCCCAGAGACTCCTATGAGTGGCTTAAGGGCACAAATCTAAAGGTTACCTGGTATAAGAATCTTTGGAATGATCATGTGATACCTAAGCATCAGTTCACAGGATGGTTAGTTGCACATGAAGCTTTGAGAACAAGAGACAAGCGGATTGGGTATGGTATGGACATTGATGATAGGTGTTTGCTTTGTGGGCAGGAGACTGAATGCTTTGAACATATTCTGTGTGACTGCATCTACAATAGAAGAGTCATTCAGACTATCAGCCAGAAAATGCAGATTACATTCCTAGTGAATGACATGGTTGTATGGTGTACGCAAAGGACAGGAACGAAATTACAAAAAGGAATACAAGCAGCTCTGATGTGGGGTGTGATTTACCATATATGGCAGCAGAGGAACAAAAGTAATATGGAAAGGATGTTGGTTAGGCCTGAGAGGATTGCAGAACAGGTCATTGAAGAAGTTAAAGCTAGAGTACGAGGAAGGGACTACAAGGTATTAACCAAAACGGAATTAGATTGGTTAAGGCAGAAAGACTTGTACGTGATAGATGATTAA